The DNA region CGTGCACTCGTGGCCCTTGCCGAGCAGCGCGACGAGATCCGCCGGTCCGGCCAGCGCCAGCGCGAGGCGAATGGCGCGGGCCCGGTCGGGCTCCTTGTGCCAGCTTTTCCCCGCGCGGTCCATCCCTGTTTCGATCTCGGCGAGGATGGCGAGGGGATCCTCGCTGCGCGGGTTGTCGCTGGTGAGCACGACGAGGTCGGCGCCCGCCTGCGCCGCGGCGCCCATCAGCGGCCGCTTGCCGCGGTCGCGGTCGCCCCCCGCGCCGACGACGGCGATCAGGCGACCCGGGCAGAGCGGGCGCAGGGCCGCCAGCACGCGGGCGATGGCGTCCGGGCTGTGAGCGTAGTCGACGAGGGCAGCCGGCCCGCCCGGCAGGACGACGCGCTGCAGGCGGCCCGGCACGCCCGCGAAGGCCGCCAGGCGCTCGGCGAGGAGGACGGGCGGCTGGCCCAGCGCGAGGCAGAGGGCGAGCGCGCCCGCCGCGTTGCTCACGTTGAAGT from bacterium includes:
- a CDS encoding UDP-N-acetylmuramoyl-L-alanyl-D-glutamate--2,6-diaminopimelate ligase; translated protein: ERVAGLAFAGVLFTNLSRDHLDYHGDMARYRAAKLRLLALRRASAPALVNADDPAFGPLAGADGVLSYGRAPGADFRIEAEALAATASRFALRWAAGRQDFVSPLIGDFNVSNAAGALALCLALGQPPVLLAERLAAFAGVPGRLQRVVLPGGPAALVDYAHSPDAIARVLAALRPLCPGRLIAVVGAGGDRDRGKRPLMGAAAQAGADLVVLTSDNPRSEDPLAILAEIETGMDRAGKSWHKEPDRARAIRLALALAGPADLVALLGKGHECTQEIAGVFQPFDDAEELGKAWAERSERA